One part of the Bacteroidia bacterium genome encodes these proteins:
- a CDS encoding GNAT family N-acetyltransferase, with amino-acid sequence MQDMLVKLYDLPDLTPLNQRMAEEEIFVRVALAAEKSIVVEWVRERFDDGWASEAEVCFSYQPVSCFIAIHKGQIVGFAAYDAAYRNFFGPTGVEKSFRGKGIGKILLLRCLIAMREQGYAYAIIGGIGPARFYEKAVGASLIEGSNPGIYQHLLSDIPDEAH; translated from the coding sequence ATGCAAGATATGCTCGTTAAATTATACGACCTTCCAGACCTCACTCCTTTGAACCAAAGGATGGCAGAGGAAGAAATCTTTGTTCGGGTAGCTCTAGCTGCTGAAAAATCAATCGTCGTGGAATGGGTACGGGAACGCTTCGATGATGGCTGGGCGAGCGAAGCGGAAGTTTGCTTCTCCTATCAGCCAGTTAGTTGTTTTATCGCTATTCACAAAGGGCAAATAGTGGGTTTTGCTGCCTATGATGCAGCTTATCGCAATTTCTTTGGTCCTACTGGAGTTGAGAAATCATTTCGAGGAAAAGGAATCGGAAAAATTCTCCTCTTGAGATGTCTGATAGCCATGAGAGAGCAAGGTTATGCCTATGCAATCATTGGCGGAATAGGGCCTGCACGTTTTTATGAAAAAGCGGTAGGAGCTAGCTTGATCGAAGGATCAAATCCCGGAATTTATCAGCACCTCCTGAGTGATATTCCAGATGAGGCGCATTAG
- a CDS encoding carboxypeptidase — translation MKRILLLSLLLLSASVLLFAQEKETKPGPIPAAEVSETPQRVVINGSSISLTAQAGTFKLRDENNEPIALFGFTFYKKNNASSKRPIVFAYNGGPGSSSFWLHMGVLGPKRIVVNDPDFTKAAPYELANNDFSILDVADLVMMDPIGTGLSVPIGKAKFEDFWGVDQDIRSISLFITQFLIEHGRLNSPKYLLGESYGTFRNAGVMNRLLSQGIAMNGVIMVSAVFDLRTLMFPPDDDMPYIVHLPTYAATAWYHDKIANKGDNLEAFIAGVRAFTENEYVPALFKGDRLSNEDKQAMAKKLVSIAGLTEDYWMKANLRVKANEFFAELLREEGQTVGRLDSRFSGINQDLLAQGANYDPQSLAISPAYITRFLDYFHNDLKVNKSQMYSITAGRRAGFKWDWKHQGNFGWGTSTAINTGPDMAQAMSRDPNMKVLILNGYYDIATVFYGVEYSIDHLGLTPEIKDNIIMKYYEAGHMMYTHQPSLEKFKKDVSEFIQATSK, via the coding sequence ATGAAACGAATCCTTCTTCTCAGTTTACTATTGCTTTCTGCCTCAGTCCTTCTCTTTGCCCAGGAAAAAGAAACTAAGCCCGGGCCTATTCCGGCTGCTGAAGTTTCTGAAACCCCTCAAAGAGTGGTTATAAATGGTAGCAGTATTAGCCTTACTGCTCAAGCAGGTACATTTAAGCTAAGAGATGAAAACAATGAGCCAATTGCACTTTTTGGTTTTACTTTCTACAAAAAGAATAATGCCTCAAGCAAGCGGCCCATCGTCTTTGCCTACAATGGAGGACCAGGTTCCTCTTCCTTTTGGTTACATATGGGAGTACTGGGGCCGAAAAGGATCGTTGTGAATGATCCGGATTTCACAAAAGCAGCTCCTTATGAATTGGCCAATAATGATTTCTCTATTCTGGATGTAGCAGATTTGGTCATGATGGATCCCATTGGTACAGGATTGAGTGTGCCCATTGGTAAAGCCAAATTTGAGGACTTTTGGGGAGTAGACCAGGATATCAGAAGTATCAGTCTTTTCATCACTCAATTTCTGATAGAACATGGCCGCTTGAATTCTCCTAAATATCTTTTGGGCGAAAGCTATGGAACTTTCAGAAATGCAGGGGTGATGAATCGTCTGTTGAGTCAGGGAATTGCGATGAACGGAGTCATTATGGTTTCAGCTGTTTTTGACTTGAGAACCCTCATGTTCCCGCCTGATGATGATATGCCTTATATCGTTCATTTACCTACCTACGCAGCAACTGCCTGGTACCATGATAAAATTGCCAATAAGGGGGACAATCTCGAAGCCTTTATTGCGGGAGTTCGGGCATTTACCGAAAATGAATATGTACCGGCTCTTTTTAAAGGGGATCGTTTGAGCAATGAGGATAAACAGGCCATGGCAAAGAAACTGGTGTCAATTGCTGGTTTAACGGAAGACTATTGGATGAAAGCCAATCTTAGGGTAAAGGCCAATGAATTCTTTGCGGAGCTCTTGAGAGAGGAAGGACAGACAGTAGGTCGATTGGACTCTCGTTTTAGCGGGATCAATCAGGACTTACTCGCTCAGGGAGCCAATTATGACCCTCAAAGTCTGGCCATTTCACCTGCTTACATCACTCGTTTTCTCGATTATTTCCACAATGATCTCAAAGTGAATAAATCCCAGATGTATAGCATCACTGCTGGTAGAAGAGCTGGCTTCAAATGGGATTGGAAGCACCAGGGCAACTTTGGTTGGGGAACTTCAACTGCCATCAATACCGGTCCGGATATGGCTCAGGCTATGTCTCGTGATCCAAATATGAAAGTCCTTATCCTGAACGGATATTATGATATAGCCACGGTATTTTATGGAGTAGAGTACAGCATAGATCATCTGGGACTTACTCCTGAGATCAAGGACAATATCATCATGAAATATTATGAAGCGGGCCACATGATGTACACGCATCAGCCTTCTTTGGAGAAATTTAAAAAAGACGTTTCAGAATTTATTCAGGCTACTTCTAAATAA
- a CDS encoding RraA family protein — MKLKTSLILIFSLACLLPAGFTQTISKEYLIFLTSKWEGERFPDGRPKVSDDILERMKSVTIEEAWGVLRGEGYHNQFEGNWEPLHEDVAVVGRALTALYMPNRPDVSDQIKDKGEKDGRIGSPNSWPIDMLSQGDVYVADAFGKIKDGTLIGDNLGNAIYAKSGNGVVFNASSRDMEGLSEIEGFNAFVRGWDPSFLTEVMLTGLNVPIRMGQATVMPGDIVLAKREGIMFIPAHLAEKVVLTSEIVRLRDLFGITRLKEGKYSPGQIDSRWTDVIEKDFSQWLRDHIDELPVSKEQIQELLKNRTW, encoded by the coding sequence ATGAAACTCAAAACAAGCCTTATTCTCATATTTTCTCTTGCGTGTTTGCTGCCCGCAGGCTTTACTCAAACCATCAGTAAAGAGTATCTCATTTTCCTCACCTCCAAATGGGAAGGAGAGAGGTTTCCTGATGGTAGACCCAAAGTCAGCGATGATATCCTCGAGCGGATGAAATCTGTAACGATAGAAGAAGCCTGGGGAGTTTTGAGGGGAGAAGGTTATCACAATCAGTTTGAAGGAAACTGGGAACCCTTGCATGAAGATGTAGCCGTTGTAGGAAGAGCTCTGACTGCCTTGTATATGCCCAATAGACCGGATGTTTCTGATCAAATCAAAGACAAAGGAGAAAAAGACGGTCGCATTGGAAGTCCCAACTCCTGGCCCATTGATATGCTGAGTCAGGGAGACGTATATGTGGCAGATGCCTTTGGGAAAATTAAGGATGGTACCTTGATCGGAGATAATCTTGGCAATGCCATCTATGCAAAATCCGGCAATGGGGTTGTTTTCAATGCTTCTAGCAGAGATATGGAAGGCTTGTCAGAAATAGAAGGTTTCAATGCCTTTGTACGGGGATGGGATCCTTCCTTCTTAACTGAGGTAATGCTAACGGGTTTGAATGTTCCCATTCGGATGGGGCAAGCTACCGTCATGCCAGGTGATATTGTCCTGGCAAAGAGGGAAGGAATCATGTTCATTCCTGCTCATTTGGCTGAGAAAGTCGTGCTAACCTCAGAGATTGTTCGACTTCGCGATTTATTTGGAATTACCCGATTGAAAGAAGGAAAATATTCCCCCGGCCAGATTGATAGCAGATGGACAGATGTGATTGAAAAAGATTTCTCTCAATGGCTGAGAGACCATATAGATGAGCTTCCTGTATCCAAAGAACAAATACAGGAACTCCTGAAAAACAGAACCTGGTAA
- a CDS encoding aminotransferase class V-fold PLP-dependent enzyme translates to MALKRRELLKRLSALPVMGGLFGTAWLHAETNEKQPVRDYYKELGLRTFINAAGTYTALTGCLLREEAVGAYNYASKQYVALDELQDAVGQRLAELIGCEAATVTAGAASAITLGTAGVLAMGDSKKASRIPTDLSGMKTEVIMQKSHVIGYAHAIKNCGVKIIEVESLQELEAAINENTAMLWFLNTANFNGKIQYKEFIATGKKHGIPTMNDCAADVPPVENLWKYTDMGFDLVCFSGGKGLRGPQSCGLLLGRKDLIASARLSAPPRGDTVGRGMKVNKEEILAMLIAVENYINRDHKADWALWEKQIQLIHDAAASVEGVKPEIHVPKIANHVPSLRIRWDEKKLGKSPNEVREALRNGHPSIETVGGKESVDITTWMMNPGEERIVARRIKEILLA, encoded by the coding sequence ATGGCACTTAAAAGACGAGAACTCCTCAAACGACTTTCCGCCCTTCCTGTAATGGGAGGCTTATTTGGTACTGCATGGCTCCATGCTGAGACAAATGAAAAGCAGCCTGTACGCGATTATTATAAAGAACTGGGCTTGCGAACCTTCATAAATGCTGCAGGAACCTATACAGCTCTTACGGGTTGTTTACTGCGGGAAGAAGCCGTAGGTGCATATAATTATGCGAGCAAGCAATACGTGGCTCTGGACGAACTACAGGATGCTGTAGGCCAAAGATTGGCCGAATTGATCGGTTGTGAGGCTGCTACGGTAACTGCCGGAGCTGCTTCTGCCATCACCCTGGGTACAGCAGGGGTATTGGCCATGGGCGATTCCAAGAAAGCCAGTCGCATTCCAACAGATTTAAGTGGAATGAAAACCGAAGTGATTATGCAGAAATCCCATGTGATCGGTTATGCACATGCGATCAAGAATTGCGGAGTAAAAATCATTGAAGTTGAAAGTCTGCAGGAACTGGAAGCAGCTATTAATGAAAATACGGCTATGCTTTGGTTCCTCAATACCGCTAATTTTAACGGAAAAATCCAATACAAAGAATTCATAGCCACTGGAAAGAAACATGGGATTCCTACCATGAATGACTGTGCAGCTGATGTACCTCCGGTTGAGAACTTGTGGAAGTATACCGATATGGGCTTCGATCTTGTTTGTTTTTCAGGAGGTAAAGGCCTGAGAGGTCCACAAAGTTGCGGTTTGCTCCTGGGTAGAAAGGATTTGATTGCTTCGGCTCGATTGAGTGCCCCTCCCAGAGGAGATACAGTCGGTCGGGGAATGAAGGTGAATAAAGAAGAAATTCTGGCTATGCTTATTGCAGTTGAAAACTATATCAACAGAGATCATAAGGCAGATTGGGCCTTATGGGAAAAGCAGATTCAGTTGATCCATGATGCGGCAGCTTCTGTAGAGGGAGTAAAACCGGAAATCCATGTTCCAAAAATTGCCAATCATGTGCCCTCACTCAGAATACGCTGGGATGAAAAGAAGCTGGGGAAGAGCCCTAATGAGGTGAGAGAAGCCTTGAGAAACGGACATCCTTCCATAGAGACAGTTGGCGGAAAGGAATCTGTGGACATCACAACCTGGATGATGAATCCGGGCGAGGAGCGCATCGTCGCTCGACGTATTAAAGAAATTCTTTTAGCATGA
- a CDS encoding patatin-like phospholipase family protein, with translation MSQFTHTRAILSIDGGGIRGVIPAKVLVEMEKRISEISGDEFTRIAEVFDLIAGTSTGGILACGLTVKDQETQLPKYSATDLLNIYKGEERKVIFKKKLGWFSLDGWWFGSKFRDKGIKKVLEEKLGNFELKETFTDILITSYDTALKKPFYFYTPHAQEDEVNENFELKDIARSTSAAPTYFPPHRIPELDNEIKDTQVANGKHLALVDGGVFANNPSVLAYVLEREKWKKSKEYKIRTLALEKVLGDKGTVGKVGSDNFDVPFLLISIGTGKTRKPYAYKKTRRLWKSQWIKPLFDILMQGVSESVHFQMEHLLPKYQDPEDPSSTTRRYYRFNIELPEDSPEIDNVSQMHIDSLVVSGNSLISSETKIDSALQEDPDNLPSVDQALEIVCELLVEMARAKKK, from the coding sequence ATGAGTCAATTTACACACACCCGAGCCATTTTGAGTATAGATGGTGGAGGAATCAGGGGCGTTATCCCTGCCAAAGTCCTGGTAGAAATGGAGAAGCGAATCAGTGAGATCAGCGGAGATGAATTCACCCGAATCGCAGAAGTTTTTGACCTGATAGCAGGCACCTCTACCGGAGGGATTCTGGCTTGTGGACTAACGGTAAAAGACCAGGAAACACAACTGCCCAAATATTCAGCTACGGACCTTCTGAACATTTACAAAGGAGAAGAAAGAAAAGTTATTTTCAAGAAAAAACTGGGATGGTTTTCTCTGGATGGATGGTGGTTTGGGAGCAAGTTCAGAGATAAGGGAATAAAGAAAGTTTTAGAAGAAAAACTGGGTAATTTTGAGTTGAAAGAAACTTTCACAGATATCCTGATTACCTCTTATGATACGGCCTTAAAAAAGCCTTTCTATTTTTATACACCTCATGCACAAGAGGATGAAGTGAACGAAAATTTTGAATTAAAAGATATCGCTCGCTCTACCTCTGCGGCACCAACCTATTTCCCTCCACATCGGATACCTGAGCTAGATAATGAAATAAAGGATACTCAAGTAGCAAATGGTAAGCACCTTGCCCTGGTAGACGGAGGTGTTTTTGCCAATAATCCATCCGTGCTAGCGTATGTCCTGGAACGTGAGAAATGGAAGAAAAGTAAAGAATACAAAATCAGAACCCTTGCCCTGGAAAAGGTGCTGGGGGATAAAGGTACAGTTGGCAAGGTTGGTTCGGACAATTTTGATGTGCCATTTTTGCTTATTTCTATCGGTACCGGGAAGACTCGAAAACCCTATGCTTACAAGAAGACCAGAAGGTTGTGGAAATCTCAATGGATCAAGCCTCTTTTTGATATTTTGATGCAAGGCGTATCTGAGTCTGTTCATTTTCAAATGGAACACCTACTTCCAAAATACCAGGACCCCGAAGATCCTAGCTCAACTACCAGGCGTTATTATCGATTCAACATAGAGTTACCAGAAGATTCACCTGAAATTGACAATGTTTCGCAAATGCATATTGATAGTCTGGTAGTATCCGGGAATTCCCTCATTTCTTCTGAGACGAAAATCGACTCTGCTTTGCAGGAGGATCCTGATAATTTACCAAGCGTAGACCAAGCCCTGGAGATTGTATGTGAATTGTTGGTTGAAATGGCTCGTGCCAAGAAAAAATAA
- a CDS encoding bile acid:sodium symporter family protein, translating into MQALHKYLLGAAGIGFLTSLLMFFMGMGNEIGFILVISLLLLAISLRGHPFFKGFSFTVLIFSSVTAALFYPALFTNWGGFDLKLLIVPLLQVIMFGMGTAMSFKDFVGVVKMPKAVGIGLICQFTIMPIVGFSLANIFGFEPEIAAGIILIGSTPSGLASNVMSYLAKANLALSVTLTACATLLAPLMTPFLMKTFAGQLVPIEFWAMMWSIIKIVILPIAGGLLFNHFFQGKFSWLDKAMPLLSMGGIAFIITIITAAGRDSLLSIGLLLILASIIHNLMGYGLGYWACKLFRMPENDCRTIALEVGMQNGGLASGLALEMGKVATVGLAPAVFGPWMNISGSSLATWWRENPPGKEKELKEEEAFF; encoded by the coding sequence ATGCAAGCACTTCATAAATATTTACTGGGAGCTGCTGGTATTGGCTTTTTGACCTCTTTACTCATGTTCTTTATGGGGATGGGGAATGAGATCGGCTTCATATTGGTCATCAGTCTTCTATTACTGGCAATATCCCTGAGAGGACACCCCTTTTTCAAAGGCTTTTCATTTACGGTCTTGATTTTTTCATCCGTAACGGCTGCCCTGTTTTATCCTGCTCTATTTACTAATTGGGGAGGATTTGATTTGAAGCTTCTCATAGTTCCTTTATTACAAGTCATCATGTTTGGTATGGGAACGGCCATGAGTTTCAAGGATTTTGTCGGGGTGGTGAAAATGCCAAAAGCAGTAGGAATTGGCCTGATCTGTCAGTTTACAATTATGCCGATTGTAGGATTTAGCCTGGCTAATATATTCGGTTTCGAACCAGAAATTGCTGCAGGTATTATTCTCATTGGATCAACGCCATCTGGCCTGGCTTCCAATGTGATGTCCTATCTGGCAAAAGCTAATTTGGCTTTATCCGTAACGCTAACAGCATGTGCAACTTTACTCGCTCCGCTCATGACACCCTTCCTCATGAAAACCTTTGCCGGGCAATTGGTACCCATAGAGTTTTGGGCTATGATGTGGAGCATTATCAAAATCGTCATCCTGCCTATAGCAGGCGGTTTGCTCTTCAATCATTTCTTTCAAGGCAAATTTTCCTGGTTGGATAAAGCCATGCCTCTCCTGTCCATGGGAGGAATTGCTTTCATTATTACCATTATCACAGCTGCAGGTAGAGATAGCTTATTGAGCATAGGTCTACTCCTCATTCTCGCTTCCATTATACACAACTTAATGGGTTATGGATTGGGATATTGGGCATGCAAACTATTTCGTATGCCGGAAAATGACTGTCGAACCATCGCCCTGGAAGTAGGTATGCAAAATGGAGGCTTGGCATCAGGCCTGGCATTGGAAATGGGGAAGGTAGCTACAGTCGGATTAGCTCCTGCAGTTTTCGGGCCCTGGATGAATATATCCGGTTCTTCGCTTGCCACCTGGTGGAGAGAAAATCCTCCCGGAAAGGAAAAAGAACTCAAAGAAGAAGAAGCCTTTTTTTAA
- a CDS encoding amidohydrolase/deacetylase family metallohydrolase, giving the protein MRKLLLTTLWVLAGMAYLNAQDYDLLLKGGHIIDPKNQISQKMDLAILDGKVAKLAENIPVSSAKKVIDASDLYVVPGVLDIHSHNFWGTKDDAYLADSYTALPPDGFSFRAGVTTLVDVGGAGWRNFKTFKKQTIDKSKTRVLSFLNIVGSGMAGGATEQNLVDMSAKLTAMEAKAFPDHIVGVKVAHYYGPEWTPVERAVEAGRQAGIPVMVDFGGTDPPHSIETLFMEKLRPGDIFTHAFAHVKGREPIVDENGKLKPFVVEAQKNGIIFDVGHGGGSFLWAQAIPASKQGFKPNSISTDLHTGSMNTGMKDMSNVMSKFLNLGMSLEEVIERSTWNPAQIIQKEELGHLSEGVGADIAVFRLVKGDFGFIDTQGYKMKGDQKLICELTLRDGQIVWDLNGIAAPETTAK; this is encoded by the coding sequence ATGAGAAAACTACTACTAACTACCCTTTGGGTCCTGGCAGGTATGGCCTACCTAAATGCCCAGGATTATGACCTTTTACTAAAAGGAGGCCACATCATCGATCCAAAAAACCAAATCAGTCAGAAAATGGACCTGGCAATTTTGGATGGGAAAGTGGCTAAACTTGCGGAGAATATTCCCGTTTCCTCAGCCAAAAAAGTGATTGATGCCTCAGATTTATATGTTGTTCCAGGCGTCCTTGATATTCATTCCCACAATTTTTGGGGGACCAAAGATGATGCCTATTTGGCGGACAGCTATACGGCATTGCCTCCTGATGGATTTTCTTTCCGAGCAGGAGTCACCACCCTGGTAGATGTAGGGGGAGCAGGTTGGCGAAACTTTAAAACCTTTAAAAAACAAACGATAGATAAATCCAAAACCCGGGTATTGAGTTTCCTCAATATCGTTGGCTCGGGTATGGCTGGTGGAGCGACAGAGCAAAACCTCGTCGATATGAGTGCCAAATTGACGGCTATGGAAGCCAAAGCTTTTCCAGACCATATAGTAGGGGTGAAGGTAGCCCACTATTATGGACCGGAGTGGACTCCAGTAGAAAGAGCCGTGGAGGCCGGAAGGCAAGCGGGCATTCCTGTGATGGTAGATTTTGGGGGTACCGATCCTCCTCATTCTATTGAAACCTTATTTATGGAAAAACTCCGACCTGGAGATATTTTCACACATGCCTTTGCTCATGTAAAAGGGCGTGAACCTATTGTCGATGAAAATGGAAAGTTAAAACCCTTTGTTGTCGAGGCCCAAAAGAATGGGATCATATTTGATGTAGGCCATGGGGGTGGAAGTTTCCTTTGGGCGCAGGCAATTCCTGCTTCAAAACAAGGCTTCAAACCTAACTCCATCAGTACTGACCTTCATACAGGTTCTATGAATACCGGTATGAAAGACATGTCAAATGTGATGTCTAAATTTCTCAACCTGGGAATGAGTCTGGAAGAGGTAATCGAAAGAAGTACCTGGAATCCTGCTCAAATCATTCAAAAAGAAGAACTGGGACATTTGAGTGAAGGAGTTGGAGCTGATATTGCGGTTTTTCGATTGGTAAAAGGAGATTTTGGATTTATTGATACACAGGGCTATAAAATGAAAGGAGATCAGAAACTGATCTGCGAACTCACCCTTAGAGATGGGCAAATTGTCTGGGACCTAAATGGGATCGCCGCTCCTGAAACTACCGCAAAATGA
- a CDS encoding DUF1080 domain-containing protein encodes MRIISILSIVLLLSACGLGGAFEEKVVEGRQVIFNGKDTRGWEEVGELEVEIENDAMFLTNESDELAFLYSDKSYGDFIIYAEFLAPFINSGIAIRLENEETEDLASSAYLINIDWEEEQQHPLGSIVGVARAKVSDSLKAGEWHKIQIEAIGDHLRVLVDDQLLSESHDRKRKVGKIALMAPTESGQTIGFRELLLEEVEAPNVPDVMMEHAFRRNTEVPLEPMFPDDSFEGWNPIGDGSWRISNGVVHGYSGREGGYLVSEEVYKNFYLKFSFKIKKEDNSGVFIRKSPDREDVSLEDALECNIYDHNGFSHPYSTGSIVNHVRAWYGMIDYENWNQMEIFAKEDHIVMYVNGEKSSDTHVPDMFNKRGNICLQAGIQVFSESKGPSDIYFKDVMIKNMDQ; translated from the coding sequence ATGAGAATAATTAGCATCCTTAGTATTGTTTTATTGTTAAGCGCCTGCGGCCTGGGGGGAGCATTTGAAGAAAAAGTGGTAGAAGGCCGACAGGTAATATTTAATGGAAAGGACACAAGAGGCTGGGAGGAAGTCGGGGAGCTAGAAGTAGAAATTGAAAATGATGCCATGTTCCTGACCAACGAGAGCGATGAACTCGCTTTCCTCTATAGTGACAAATCCTATGGAGATTTTATCATCTATGCAGAATTCCTGGCTCCTTTTATCAATAGTGGGATTGCCATTCGCCTGGAAAATGAAGAAACAGAAGATCTTGCTTCATCGGCTTACCTGATAAACATTGATTGGGAAGAAGAGCAACAACATCCCCTCGGCTCTATAGTTGGAGTGGCCAGGGCTAAAGTGTCAGATAGCTTAAAGGCAGGTGAATGGCATAAGATTCAGATAGAAGCTATTGGAGATCATCTCCGGGTTTTGGTGGATGATCAGTTGCTGAGTGAAAGTCATGATCGGAAAAGGAAAGTTGGTAAAATTGCCTTAATGGCCCCAACAGAAAGTGGGCAAACCATTGGTTTTAGAGAACTTTTGTTGGAAGAAGTTGAGGCCCCCAATGTGCCAGATGTCATGATGGAACATGCATTCCGAAGAAATACGGAAGTTCCCCTGGAGCCGATGTTCCCGGACGATAGTTTCGAAGGCTGGAATCCCATAGGAGATGGGAGCTGGAGGATTAGCAATGGGGTAGTTCATGGATACTCAGGGAGAGAAGGGGGCTATTTGGTCAGTGAGGAAGTCTACAAAAATTTCTATCTCAAATTCTCCTTCAAAATTAAAAAGGAGGACAACAGTGGAGTCTTTATTAGAAAAAGTCCGGATCGCGAAGATGTTAGTCTGGAAGATGCCCTGGAGTGCAACATCTATGATCATAATGGTTTTAGTCATCCCTATTCTACGGGATCTATTGTAAATCATGTCCGGGCCTGGTACGGTATGATCGACTATGAGAACTGGAACCAAATGGAAATTTTTGCAAAGGAAGATCATATTGTCATGTATGTCAATGGAGAAAAATCTTCTGACACCCATGTACCAGATATGTTCAATAAGAGAGGGAATATCTGTCTACAAGCAGGAATTCAGGTATTTTCAGAAAGTAAAGGTCCTTCTGATATTTATTTTAAGGATGTAATGATTAAAAATATGGATCAATGA
- a CDS encoding RidA family protein, with protein sequence MRNSNNRRSVLKKFSAFLAAGLGITAVQAKSPEKGDDPSQKTAYDVVKDEQEVPLFSGAVKHGGLLYIAGKGAHFDGDIKAHTDHVLKELEKALKKHGSSMEKVLKVNVYLADLADYHKMNEVFRGRFGDSPPVRTTVATYGGVPGNSLVEMDCIAAV encoded by the coding sequence ATGCGAAACTCAAACAACCGAAGATCAGTCCTCAAGAAATTTTCAGCCTTTCTGGCTGCAGGACTGGGCATCACAGCCGTACAGGCAAAGAGTCCTGAAAAGGGAGATGACCCAAGTCAAAAAACTGCCTATGATGTAGTCAAAGATGAACAGGAAGTTCCACTTTTCTCCGGTGCTGTAAAGCATGGAGGCCTGCTGTATATAGCGGGCAAAGGGGCGCACTTTGATGGAGATATAAAAGCACATACCGATCATGTCCTCAAAGAATTGGAAAAGGCGCTGAAGAAACATGGCTCTTCAATGGAAAAAGTGCTGAAAGTGAATGTGTATTTGGCCGACCTGGCTGATTACCATAAAATGAATGAAGTTTTTCGCGGACGATTTGGGGATAGCCCTCCGGTTCGGACAACGGTTGCCACCTACGGAGGCGTACCTGGAAATTCACTAGTTGAAATGGATTGTATAGCTGCTGTTTAA
- a CDS encoding RidA family protein, with amino-acid sequence MKQVLAFFLIVSLFACQSPKKSEKVSEAGITQSSDYDPEANLAAAGIELRTPSKPVANYVNAVRTGNLIFLAGKGPMQANGENITGKVGADLSIEEGYNAARETGINQLSVLKAELGNLNKVKRIVKVLGMVNCSSDFTDQPKVVNGYSDLMVEIFGDRGKHARAAVGMNALPGNIAVEIEMIVEVED; translated from the coding sequence ATGAAACAAGTACTAGCATTTTTCCTCATAGTCTCCCTTTTCGCTTGCCAAAGTCCCAAGAAAAGCGAAAAAGTATCAGAAGCCGGAATTACACAAAGTTCAGATTATGATCCGGAAGCCAATCTGGCTGCAGCGGGAATAGAATTGAGGACGCCCTCCAAACCTGTAGCCAATTATGTAAATGCCGTAAGAACAGGAAATCTCATATTTCTAGCGGGCAAAGGTCCCATGCAGGCCAATGGAGAAAATATTACCGGAAAAGTTGGAGCAGACCTGAGCATCGAGGAAGGCTATAATGCTGCCAGAGAGACAGGGATCAACCAATTGTCGGTTCTAAAAGCTGAATTGGGGAACCTGAACAAGGTGAAAAGGATCGTCAAGGTGCTCGGTATGGTGAATTGTAGTTCTGATTTTACCGATCAGCCCAAAGTAGTCAATGGCTATTCGGACTTGATGGTTGAGATCTTTGGGGATAGAGGAAAGCATGCACGTGCAGCTGTGGGAATGAATGCTTTGCCGGGAAATATCGCCGTAGAGATAGAAATGATCGTCGAAGTAGAAGATTAA